caaaataccttcaaccagaatccaaactcattggaagctataggaagcatttagaggctgttatttctgcaaaaggaggatctactaaatattgatgtatttttttctgtcctatgaacttcatttcacgtctcaaatatcactgggtttgtctgctatgtgatatatttaactgaaactgctgatccaaccaacccatgatttataaaggaaaaacatggaaatcatcaggggtgcccaaacttttacataccactgtatatatatgtatatatgtgtcagATGTCTTCATGATCCGCAGCAGTCTCTGGGGTAGGTTGTTGCACCTCAGTGTCCTCAGGAAGAACAGTCTGCTTGGCTTTCTTGGTGATGTAGGTGGTGTTCAAGCTCCTCAGTGATGTGTACTCCCAGGAATTTAAAGGACATATCGCACTCCAATCAAcactgtcttttaaaaaaattatataccagattatcAATCATTGCTTCCAACAAGTCCTGATGTAGTTGATAgaaataaaattagccatacagcGTCTGAAAAATTCACACCAATTCAGAGCTAGGTTTAGCCTCAGGTGCTGAACATTAGCTGcctgaaggtcactccacctgtgGTCAGCTACAGTCCATTTCATGATATACTCTAGTACACACAGTCAAcgtggtctgttttttttgttggttttttttgtctccaaatgtaatatggctttaatttggttttcaaataaaattcttgtattttgtgatcgacattgtctccacctctttgcagcACAGTGTATTCagaccccccgcccccccccccccccccaaaaaaaaacacatacatcttaataagactgaataatactGGTGGTGgccaaggttcttggttcaaaccccacccctgccacatttctccttgtaatgcagagttgtgtcaggaaggatatCCGGTGTAAAACCAATTGGTGTAAAACCAATTCAACATGTAAATCCACCTCTGATTTTCTGTGGCAactccaagtgcaaacaagggagcagctgaagagacttatACTTTGAAAGTGGTGTCTGATTTCACTCCcgttgtgttcacacacagagccatgtagaacTCCACAGTGTGGCACTGTGTTttatccacaggaaaacagctttcCTTTACAGCTTTCTTTCGACATCTCTCAGTAACTTACTTTAGCTTAGCCATCGGTTTAGCGCAGCTTAGCCAATAACGCAAAACATCTGGAAGCTGATCCACGTCGGTTCTCCTGTTAAACTCCAGAGGGATGGGGTCTGTCCATCGGTCCTTGTGCAGTCAGAAAATCACATCGATCAGCGCAAGATGCCAAAGAGGCAGTATTCTCTCACAAACTGCCATGATCACAGTGGTCACCATTaagtatgaagctgcacctgatttcTGCAGAAGAGTCACCAGCCCAGAAGATGCACAAATGCCACCCAGGCCATTAGCTTTGGAAAATCCGTCCAACTAATAAGCTACACTAGTCATATGACTCCATCCTTGCAAAATATACATTTGAACAattttgacatattcactgttaaagtagacacacaaacacacaaatcccACTGATTTCACACCATAAAAAATTATGTTTCCCCCCATTCATTTTAGGGGCGGgacctgagatgatgtcaccaaaatttaTATTCCTCAAAGCTTGGGCTTTCTGAGCTTTTATCAGAGGCAGGTGAAATGAagctaatttccccatgtttatgacttaatttctgtgGGCAtatgacacaaaaaataaaatacataaatatttcataattctttatttatttagaatagtcagctcatttgacattttatttactagtgatacacATTTTAAAACTTCTTCCCCCTTGATTCACAGTCACTGTGATGCTTTTTTTCTTCCTCAGACCTGTTATGACTTGAGGGAtaatttgcaataataataatgattattgtTATAGTTAATTATTGATGACTGCAGTTGTTTGTTgcctgatttaaaaaacaaaacagcgtaCACTATACTTTTTTGATTGGCTTATTTGAAATTCAACTTGTACTAAAatcaaaatgtaaaaacattacgGTTCATGTAAAATTACAAGGAGAACACAACAACTTCaagatttatttccattgtggtcctcaaaaaaaagaagaaaaggcaTACACATTATTTCTGATAGTGGTTTTCCTTCTGGTCCCATCCTGAAAAATACTCAGAGACTATAACTGACCATTAAACCTATTTTGTGTGCAACCAAAGGGAACACCTCCAATGAAGAAAGAAGGAGAGAAGAAAGAAGATGCATCTAACAATATGGAGGGGAAAGGAATCGCTGCCCGGATTATTGGACCGTTCAAACCTGTAAGGATgtgaatgagatttttttttttttttaaattggatgtGTTATGATAATTAAAGCTCACATGACTTATGAGGCATGACATGATTAAGTACCTTATCTACAAATTACTCAAGCTCAGTTCCAGACAATAAACCAGTTTACTATATGAGCTAATGATAAACCACAGTCAGAGTGCTCAGTGGACTAGTGTATAGCTTTATAAATGGCAGTGCAAACACTTCATATATGAGGGTTTTAATGCCATTTGTTAGCTGGCTTTTGTTGTATTTTCTGTTGCAACCTGCACATAGTATTTATTGTCAGAGCTGTTTAACAAGACaagtcattttaaatgtttttattttccaTTTCAGCGATCATACATTATAATTTCAAAGCTTAGCCCTGCCAGTATTTTTCAAATGGTTGAAATTCTACAGCTTCTCTTGGAATGATAGAAACCTATTTGGTGAATTCTGGCTAATGATGTACATAATCCAGAGTAGGGTATGGGGTCATTATGAAATGCATTTTCTTATCTTATAGTTTCCTTCAACCTACAACCCGCATCGTCCTGTACCCTACCCAATACCACCGTGCAGACCTCACGCTACAATCACACCAAGTAAGAAACAACACACAGCTGTCTCTGTCATATGCAGTATAATTCTGTAAGGTTCAGAGCTCTTTTGGGTCCACCAACAAAGTAAATTATAATTTTACTGCCATCTGTGCTTGATTAACATATTTATTGTTGAGGATGAATCGTATTTTTTATGGTTGCCTGTATATGTGTGGTGGGCACTTAATGTTTGCAACTGCTACTCAGGTGCATACAACAACAACCCAGCCTTTGGTTCTGTGGGAGGGGTTATAACAACcaatgtgccccctcccccctaCAACGCCACCCACAAAGTAGCAGGTATGATTTGACAGAAGCGTGAGTACGTGCGTGTGTAGGAAGAACTTGAAGCTTGCTGCCTAACTACCTGGCATGCTGCTTACCTGCACCTCTCCCATTTAATGCCTTTATGACATTCTGTTGCAGTACACCGAGTGACCATGAATGTAGAAACCCTGTATGTTGTAATGCAGTCATACAGATCAGACTgattaaaaaaattattcaaaattCATATTATGTTGACACTATCTGAGCAATGTTGCTTCAACTCTAGTATTTTTTGAGGTTGTGCATTCTTGATAAATGGCTTTGTTATGTTAAATTTTATTTCAGTACTGTATTTATCGCAGTGTTATATTACTTCATACAGGTATTTTTATATTTCtggtcagtaaaaattttaaaatatgttttggtGAGTTTTAAGCACAGATTGGTGGTTGGCTTAGACCAGCTTCACACTAATATCCTAGTAATACTTCATTCAGGATCTTTCTTGTGCATTTTTACAATTGAAATGTTTCTTTTTGGAGCACTGGGGAGACCTTTGGTCATAATTTCAAAGGTGGCTAATGTTTAAGGACTTACCTAGATCATATTCCAGGTGAGGACAGTATTTCAGGGTTTTCTTGCCAAATAttttattctttaaaaaaaatccccaatgGTAAAAAGACATTTCAGTTGATCAAATTCTTAAAATATCCATATTTTGCTATATGTTGCATGCAGGGATGCTTTCTGGGTATTCCTCTTTGTTCTGCTTCGTTTCACCTCATAGATATGTTGCCTAGTTTGCTGGATTATAATGTATTCCATTTATGTTTTGAAATTACATTTGTCCATAAAGATACAACagaaatagtatacaaataaggaatgtttatgagttcagtggtacaaatatttcatgaggtgtaagaggaaatgttccattcaatgaggtgatattccttccattgaacaaatgaaaaaacattcattatttgttttatataacggctaaaaatgttatattttattaatttataaataagagaaagtggacttacattttggtgtgcgttgCTGGTCCTTTGATGTCAACAGGTTCGCGTTGCTGGTCCTTTGATGTCAACAGGTTCCAAACACatcaacacaaattttaaatagcagtccagtccaatccagaattgttctcagtcaacttgcaaaagcaGTCAGACAGTTCACAAACAATCTTGATGATGTAGTCCAAAGCTGAGGCCATGCACTGACTTCTTCATGTACACTGTTGTGTAGTCCAGCGAAAATTTGcgacagaaatttgttgagctcctcaccctacagTGGTTCCACTTCACCTAGAGATGTCCCAGATGCCTtacggcgtagtggatttgttttttcttttgtgttaaaaGAATGAGCAGCGTCAATAAGCTGCTGTAGTCGTTAGTGTGTGTGCGTGGTGTGTGTGCATGGTGGTctaagcgtgcaatggtacagattagggttgggtatcgagaaccggttcttttcaagtatcgttaagaaatgattcgatccaccaatatcaatagcctttttgttgatgattcccttatcggtccttcagagcagcagtttttgagggtgtttgtcaggaaaatgatcattcctctacgttgatagaccctgcagcggctctgtaatcaaccatttctgcagcatgaCACCACTTTGAAGAGTGAACCAGCGTGagccactgaagcaatgcttcgatccattggctcgttggttctttgattcgctgctcttcagaagtggcaagtccgcttcttaacccctctcaaagtcattaaaatatcgtgagtcacctttgtgtggattaaaatcactaactgggactctcgtcttgttgcagtcaagaaacgagaatcgtcctctgttcctttggcacagctccaaatgctgcgcggttcTCTGCTGAgatagagtccggtcagaattaataacttcagaacgaactgccgctttaaataaaattacacctcttacaaacgttgtaatacaagcaataaactacaatcgaccaaaatcttttttttttcccctctcaaaatgagacgcgctgcattctttataaattacgtCCTGACgttcagcacagccagctgtaagagctcagctcagatgtatggaaagacattcgtgccaataatgtctgaaaggaaatgcttttgacaataactacagattttgtttatttctgtttatgtccaggatccaccatgtagagtttattatgtccaaagtttaaggatccagtgaccagtttcatatttatttactttaagactcaataaaatgttgttcagtttcaatttaatcggcttataaagcaccaaatcacaacaaaaactttccaaaggcgcctcacatagaacagttcaacataaaaaattacaataaataaaaaaacaaaaaaaaaacaaatacataattaaaaacagaagtaaaagaataaaacagatagaaaacctgtaaagcctacttttagtacacaaaaaattcacaagcggtatcgataagggaatcgataaggaattggatcgataagctgaATCGATAACggtattgatagataaaatcttatcaatacccatccctagtacagATCATATGGAACCAGATTTGCACGATAAATGGAGCCAATATTGCACCCTATGGAGCACAGTGACAAATGCAatgaatgatcaatatcatgtgacatacaaaccaccgatcaaatgacaaggatctattcagccgttatataaatattTATGTTTACTTTTGCTGTGTTGTATAGCAGTCATCATTTTCACATTATGTTTGTCCATCCATCAGGTTACAACAAACCAGGCAATCCACAGAACACCACACCTGGAGTCAGCAGTGGACCGCTCCATATTCCTCATGGGTCCACACCTTCAACCCCTACTCCAGCTCAAGCCTCTCCTGCTCCACTGCCTCCCTCCACTCCTATCACACCAGTTTTCCCTGGCATGGTGCCCTCTCACAACCCTAATGCCCTGTCTCCCTCTCCTGCGCCGTCCCCTTCTGTCATTAAGTCAGGTCCACAAACCCCTAGTGGCCACGTTACCCCCACTCCCTCATCTGTCATTAAAGCCCACACACCCTCAGGCACCCCATGTGGAACACCCGCCCCCAACAGTGGGGGCTTCTCCTCTTCCCCCTTTCAAGCTATTTCCCGTCCAGACACTCCTGCTACCTCCAGGACTGGGCCAGACCCCCTGTCTCAGGCAAACTCCATTATCTCAAATCAGCTGAAAGTTTTTTCCCAGTCCACAGACCAGCAGTCTGGACCAGCCTTCCCTGGTATAGCCTCACAATCaggtgtcccctctgggtcagtgaTCCGAAGTTACACCCCCTCTGGTCCATTGTCTGCAACTTCTGGTCCAATGACTCCAGTAAATCCAACCTGTTCTACCCCAGCCCCTAGCCCCAAACCTTCCCCAGCTACTTCCTCACAGGCTCAGGTGCCTGCTGGAGCACATCAAGTTGATCAGCAGCGTGCAGCGCTGAACAGACACCCGGGGGGTAGCAGCAGTGGCAGTAACAGCCCAGTGCCTTCTGCTTTCAAGGGGACCTCTCACTCTGCTACACCATCTGTAGGCCCTTTGGTGGCACAAGCATCTGCTCTGGCACGATCCTTGGGGctttcacactcctcagcctcccctcaGGTCTCTCTCCCTAGTCCAGTTGCTATCACTGGACTACAAGCACTTTCCACTAGCCCAGTGCCTTCTCATTATCCTGGCCTGGCAGCCTTCCCTGCCCTCTCATCCTCACTTCCCCCCTCCACTATACCTTCATCACTGAACTCAGTGCCTGCCACTACTAACATTTCTAACCACCCTTCCACATCCATCTATCCAGGactggctcctactgctgcccCAAGTGCTGCCTCTCCTTTTGGTTTAGGCCTCAACTCTGCTCCCTCTATATTCCCAGGACTCCCCCCTGGCCCTAGTTCTGCTACCTTCCCAGGGCTTGGGGTTTCAGGTGGGGCTGGTGCTGGGAGTCCTGTGTTGTCTTCATTTATGGGGTTATCAGGGGCTACGCCATCTTCAGTAGCATCAGTAGCACCACTgcaagcagcagcagctgctgctgcagcagcagcagcagcagcagcagcaggggtCCCATCTCCATCACCAGTTTTACCAggatttgcttctgccttcagctCCAACTTCCAGCCAGGGTAAGATGGGCAGTTGTGTGGAGTTTCCAGTGGAAATGTATTTCCTCATTTTGTGTCCTTTAATTTGACTTCGAAGAACACAGCACCAgctgtaaaaataaatgtaagttgTATGTGTGGTGGTTGTTTTCATATTTACAGTTTGGCTGTAAATGTTGGGTACAGCACAGTGGAAAGTGGTTGGAATTGGTTGTTTGCTAGACAAGGTGGCAGTAGCCGGTTTTGGATTTGCACAGAAtttaaattttttcagaaagttgaCAAAACACTGTAGCAGAATGACATAATTTCCATTGAGTGAATGAATGCACCTGCTGGGTTTTGTCTTAgcgcatgggttaaagttctccatcaccacaacggatttccgttatttggaaaatttaaccacacatatgcatgcgcacgtggtgtcatgcgtgttttggggccgaaatatgatagtctcactgtcaaagcaacatcccattctgcgctaatcaaagcagcagcaatgtcaacgtggactgcggaggaagggactgtgtgaattttcactcctctccgctctgtttactgcttgccatgagccaccgTTCTTTtcctccctgtctttgtgggaatattggcagacactccccaagtagagcggggTGTGGTTTtggtttgaaccaatgaagcattgatccgactcaCTGTTTCAATGGTttcgctttatatatatatatatatatatatatatatatatatatatatatatatatatatatatatatatatatatatatatatatatatatatatatatatatatatatatatatatatatgtctgtgagtaatatttaccttttttatattaaaccgacctgttgtggtcttctaaaacagttgatagatgtattttataacttaaaaacgggacagatgctaacgcgttagcatgtgtatggcgttttcagtgttaaagttagcattaagctgttcgcatctcagcacagtttgtgtgcatgttttctgtataataaataattaatggcttagtgtttgttgttgtaaaaaagacaaatgtattatgaattgtaattttttttattttttttatttacataataataataataataccaacaacaacaaaagtaataactaatattgctacaattttagagaaacagacaaaaagatcctgataaaacaaaacacaacagaaatggTAAAACCaagtaacaatgaacataaataaataaataaatatagaaataaaaaactgttaactgtgaacacctagtgactcttaaacctccacttcatccctgtttactTTGTGAACAgcagaaaaacattgtcagttgctttaggccctaattttgtattttattgactgtacagcgacacagcacccatttggtggatTCACTggattagaacaaatcaaaatactacagaagacaaagaatttttacttgacagtttgaagtgagttttctttgtttcagaagacttcattcccattaaaattcaccagaatatacaaaatttgacttgctcttttaaaacatttctgggggagcacccccagacccctccataatcaatagtatgtttttacttcacactttgaagtgacttttctttgtttcagtgggcttcatactcattaaaattcaccagaatatacaaaatttgacttgctctttaaaaaaaaattctgggggagatcccccagatgccccataatcaatactatgtttttacttcacagagtgaagtgttttatttgattcagagggcttcatacctgttaaaattcaccagaatacacaaaatttgacttggtctttaaaaaatgttcggggggagcacccccagactccccagaatcaagactacaccccccccccccccccaccccacccccccgtctctccttagaggctatttaaaatagatttgtatactgtataatttgtttattgtatttattgaggaaaaaagagtgtgccacattttagggaattgctgacattgatttttgccaggaaaacatttcagtcagatgaaaatttattgcttt
This genomic window from Thalassophryne amazonica chromosome 9, fThaAma1.1, whole genome shotgun sequence contains:
- the proser1 gene encoding proline and serine-rich protein 1 isoform X2, whose translation is MDKKSFDIVLDEIRKCVLTDQRIKAIEQVHGYFSSEQVMEILKYFSWADPQIKAVKALQHKMVAIPTTKVANILNCFTFSKDRLVVLELIALNILDAQNYRPVEDQFRIHLSEKKRARRILEQVCKVGCKAPVAMISSCGMIPGNPYPKGRPSLISGTFPGTPPMKKEGEKKEDASNNMEGKGIAARIIGPFKPFPSTYNPHRPVPYPIPPCRPHATITPSYNKPGNPQNTTPGVSSGPLHIPHGSTPSTPTPAQASPAPLPPSTPITPVFPGMVPSHNPNALSPSPAPSPSVIKSGPQTPSGHVTPTPSSVIKAHTPSGTPCGTPAPNSGGFSSSPFQAISRPDTPATSRTGPDPLSQANSIISNQLKVFSQSTDQQSGPAFPGIASQSGVPSGSVIRSYTPSGPLSATSGPMTPVNPTCSTPAPSPKPSPATSSQAQVPAGAHQVDQQRAALNRHPGGSSSGSNSPVPSAFKGTSHSATPSVGPLVAQASALARSLGLSHSSASPQVSLPSPVAITGLQALSTSPVPSHYPGLAAFPALSSSLPPSTIPSSLNSVPATTNISNHPSTSIYPGLAPTAAPSAASPFGLGLNSAPSIFPGLPPGPSSATFPGLGVSGGAGAGSPVLSSFMGLSGATPSSVASVAPLQAAAAAAAAAAAAAAAGVPSPSPVLPGFASAFSSNFQPGLSGGLQPPGSSGFPGLLSFPGVPGFSASASSAALGGLHNATVQSALLQAHPTSALESFPSQPNSFTSYPPGPGNPFPLQPGLHPQLGWQ
- the proser1 gene encoding proline and serine-rich protein 1 isoform X1; its protein translation is MDKKSFDIVLDEIRKCVLTDQRIKAIEQVHGYFSSEQVMEILKYFSWADPQIKAVKALQHKMVAIPTTKVANILNCFTFSKDRLVVLELIALNILDAQNYRPVEDQFRIHLSEKKRARRILEQVCKVGCKAPVAMISSCGMIPGNPYPKGRPSLISGTFPGTPPMKKEGEKKEDASNNMEGKGIAARIIGPFKPFPSTYNPHRPVPYPIPPCRPHATITPSAYNNNPAFGSVGGVITTNVPPPPYNATHKVAGYNKPGNPQNTTPGVSSGPLHIPHGSTPSTPTPAQASPAPLPPSTPITPVFPGMVPSHNPNALSPSPAPSPSVIKSGPQTPSGHVTPTPSSVIKAHTPSGTPCGTPAPNSGGFSSSPFQAISRPDTPATSRTGPDPLSQANSIISNQLKVFSQSTDQQSGPAFPGIASQSGVPSGSVIRSYTPSGPLSATSGPMTPVNPTCSTPAPSPKPSPATSSQAQVPAGAHQVDQQRAALNRHPGGSSSGSNSPVPSAFKGTSHSATPSVGPLVAQASALARSLGLSHSSASPQVSLPSPVAITGLQALSTSPVPSHYPGLAAFPALSSSLPPSTIPSSLNSVPATTNISNHPSTSIYPGLAPTAAPSAASPFGLGLNSAPSIFPGLPPGPSSATFPGLGVSGGAGAGSPVLSSFMGLSGATPSSVASVAPLQAAAAAAAAAAAAAAAGVPSPSPVLPGFASAFSSNFQPGLSGGLQPPGSSGFPGLLSFPGVPGFSASASSAALGGLHNATVQSALLQAHPTSALESFPSQPNSFTSYPPGPGNPFPLQPGLHPQLGWQ